From Helicoverpa armigera isolate CAAS_96S chromosome 29, ASM3070526v1, whole genome shotgun sequence, the proteins below share one genomic window:
- the LOC110381389 gene encoding IQ and AAA domain-containing protein 1-like, producing RSQAAKRTAFHLEKHPDAPIEMKMKAGRLIQKVYREYMKIKRERVKDTKRDILLGLIPDPFRSGPSFFEENNKVYERRRQTRLKITKAYLKELERENIRLLTFRKGDQIDDITDEIRTWFKEWFYGYNYFPEFPYEIEGGTILVVRGDFPTVQEKLEDDEKKLAESKGRTPDQIKEEKARAKEDAKLKAQLAKEAKKKEEETLVKARCNPFTDPGYRLQESHVMHSLMEALRNYRSSWSLFDELPAENYGDVIYGYMKPLLTEELMKEIHLDCRKYVDELMRLDLKMLIKMHQQDFKKIGWKYPKIKPRKKPKKPPVHKPLIFDEKLLKNSEGLFDIGIVTKPTTKLHDIIGDTSYAAYEFNIRDPDAT from the exons agATCTCAAGCAGCCAAGCGAACGGCTTTCCATCTAGAAAAACACCCAGACGCACCTATAGAGATGAAGATGAAAGCTGGAAGGTTGATACAGAAGGTTTACAG GGAGTACATGAAAATAAAGCGAGAAAGAGTTAAAGATACAAAGAGAGATATCTTACTAGGACTCATACCGGACCCGTTTAGAAGTGGGCCCAGtttctttgaagaaaataataag GTGTACGAAAGACGTAGACAGACAAGACTTAAGATTACCAAGGCATATCTTAAAGAGCTGGAGAGGGAGAACATCAGGCTGTTGACCTTCAGGAAGGGAGACCAGATTGATGACATCACTGATGAGATCAGGACCTGGTTTAAAGAATG GTTCTACGGCTACAACTACTTTCCTGAATTCCCGTACGAGATTGAAGGTGGAACGATCCTGGTTGTCAGAGGGGACTTCCCAACTGTGCAGGAAAAGTTGGAAGACGATGAGAAAAAGCTTGCCGAGTCTAAAGGAAGGACGCCAGACCAG aTAAAAGAAGAGAAAGCCCGAGCGAAAGAAGACGCCAAACTAAAAGCCCAGTTAGCGAAAGAAGCGAAGAAGAAGGAAGAAGAGACCTTGGTGAAGGCCAGATGTAATCCATTCACTGATCCAGGGTATAGGCTGCAGGAGTCTCATGTCATGCACAGTTTGATGGAG GCTTTAAGAAACTATCGATCATCATGGTCACTATTTGACGAGTTACCAGCGGAGAACTATGGGGATGTGATCTACGGTTATATGAAGCCCCTCCTCACTGAGGAGTTAATGAAGGAAATCCATCTGGACTGCAGGAAATATGTCGATGAATTGATGAG GTTAGACCTCAAAATGCTTATTAAAATGCACCAGCAGGACTTCAAGAAGATAGGCTGGAAGTATCCCAAGATCAAACCTAGGAAGAAACCCAAGAAACCCCCAGTTCATAAACCcttaatttttgatgaaaagcTGCTCAAAAATTCAGAG GGTCTTTTCGACATAGGCATAGTGACAAAGCCGACTACAAAACTTCATGATATAATTGGTGATACAAGCTATGCAGCTTACGAGTTTAACATAAGGGATCCTGACGCCACGTAA